The window TCTTTTGTTGTCGTTGCCAGGATGGGATCAGTCAGATAAGTTTGTGAAAATCTACATTACCTTAACTGGAGTTCATCAAGTTCCCCCTGAGAATGTGCAGGTGCATTTCACAGAGAGGTGAGTTCTCATTATAATGGGAAAGACAGTGATCATTAACAGTCAACATTGCCTTGAGACtcttttctttgcagtttttaaaattcttaaatttaGAATTAATTATCCTTTACAACTACTTTGAAGAGGTGAGCGTTAACTGGCCAAATGCACACCCTGAAAGAAAGCCAGCAGCTTTTTTTCCACAAGAACTATGGAGTAAGAGTACCTTTCATAGAACTAGAAAGATGATGTATTCACCATTGTGTTGCAGGTCATTTGATCTTTTGGTGAAGAATCTAAATGGGAAGAGTTACTCCATGATTGTGAACAATCTCTTGAAACCCATCTCTGTGGAAGGCAGTTCAAAAAAAGTGAGTGTGCTCTTTTTGGTTGTAATATTGTGAAACCTTACCAAATTGAACCTGGCTGATTTAGAACTGAGATGAACTGGAATGAAtttgtgctacaatggcagagttaagTGGCTACAGCAGACCCTAAatgaaacctaaaatatttactatgcgGCCCTTGACAGAGAACATTTGCCAACTCCTTTTGTAGAAGAATAGGCTATTGTAAGAATATTCCATTAAAATCAGGGAGGAAGTAAACATTTGAAAGTAGTTAAGAGTGAGACTTGAGTTTTATGCCAGGTTTACAGCTTATTGTTTGTGACCTTTGGCAGCTTtatcactctgtgcctcagtttctgcatttaTGCGATAGTAATAATTTATTTCACAAAGTTGAAATGATACACTGAAGTGTAATACCATGTGTAAAGTGCTTAAATTAATGCTAGTGTTAGCATTGTGCATAATACTCATATACATAAAAGGAGGTCTTAAGCACTTAGCCTCCTTGGAGTTAGAGGCAGCTATAAAAAtaaggaaggccgggcgcggtggctcacacttgtaatcccagcactttgggaggccgaggcgggcggatcacgaggtcaggagatcgagaccatcctggataacacggtgaaaccccatctctactaaaaatacaaaaaattagccgggcgtggtggcgggcacctgtagtcccagctactcggagaggctgaggcaggagaatggcgtgaacctgggaggcggagcttgcagtgagccgagattgcgccactgcactccagcctggcgacagagcgagactccgtctcaaaaaaaaaaaaaaaaggaaactgtcttttaaaaactaCTCTTTGTAATTTTTACTAAACCAGATAGTCCCTCTTTTCTGCCTAATTTGAATAAATGAAGTTTAATGCGTTAGGTATATAGACATGCCATTCTGCCATCTGtttttataatacataattaCTTAACAGCTTACGGGGGATACTCAAATACAGTTGGATTTGCTGTCTTACTGCACCCTTCTGCATCCACTAGTCCCATAGGTAGAGTACCAAAAGATCCCTAGAAGTCGTATTGATCATTGTTTAAAGACCTGTACATTGCCCTTCTTTCTCACTTTCAAATGCCTCATCTTGCCCCTTACTGCCTTATGTGACTTGGTTTCTTGTCTATCCCTGACCCCTCTTATTATATTACTGTCCTTTTCAGTCACTAAAAGCCAGCCACTCCTCCTGCTCCTCAAACACACCAAGATCATCCCATCTTGGAGCCATTCTACATGCTCTGCCAACTGCCTTCTCCTGACCTTAGGCTTCAGCTCAGATTTtgcctcagagaggccttcctaaTGAagttcctgcccccacccccattgACACCCGCTTTGTCTTGATAGCACTTTCTAGGATATCACGGTATTcaagttttacttatttatagtCTTTTCACACTATGAATGTTCAGATTTTGACCTATTCATACAAGTATTACTAGCACCCAAAATAAGTCTATACATACTAGGGACTTGatcaatttaataaataattgttttctaaatattcatGCTTATCTCCATGTCTTCTAAGCTGTATttgttttcctgcttttcttccaGGTCAAGACTGATACAGTTCTTATATTGTGTAGAAAGAAAGTGGAAAACACAAGGTGGGATTACCTGACCCAGGTTGAAAAAGAGTGCAAAGAAAAAGAGTGagtctactttcattttttaaaagaattttagtgTATTGTTTGAGATCATGGATTTTTAATAGTTTGTCTTTATGGATAATATATTTCTGCTTTCAACTGTCAGAAACTACTGAAGAGGGCGCATCCAGCAAGTtgctttttaagttctttgtagttAAGGGTTGGCTCTTTAGTGTGGTTCTTAACCCTAGGCACAGTTGTGCTTCTATACAAATAACTGTGCCCATTCCCAGATACTCTGTTTCAGTAGTTCGAGAGAGGCTTAGGTACCCCTGTATGTTTTAAATTTCTCAGATGCTTGTGATGCGTAGTTTTCATTGTCACTGGTTTAtagtgaaaaagataaaatatttttatccttcttaataatgaccttttaaaaatgtttattcagtgATACTTGCATTCTAGGTCAGTTCATCTTCTAGAGGTACTGACTAAATTAATTCAAGACCCAGGCCCAGATCTGTGTATCTCAGGCTTAAGAGGAgagtttttctaattaaaaaatacatgagcTTCAGGGTACATCCATGTGTAATGTTTATGATtttccctcaattttttttttcaaattatgaggaaacatgcttttaaaaaatgaaaacaagttagAAAATCAAATCCTTATTTTACCTGTTAAAAATCACaggaggccaggtggggtggctcacgcctgtaatcctagcacttagggaggctgaggcaggcggatcacctgaggtcaggagtttgagaccagcctggccaacatggtgaaactctgtctctactaaaaatacaaaaattagccgggcatggtggcatgtgcctgtaatcccagctactcgggaggctgaggcagacagaattgtttgaacatgggaggcggaggttgcagtgagctgagactgtgccactgcactccagcctgagcgacagagcaagactgtctcaaaaaaaaaaaaaaaaaaaaaaaaatcatgggaaATCCCTGTGCCTAAAAATAGCCCCTTACTATTTTGATGA of the Symphalangus syndactylus isolate Jambi chromosome 12, NHGRI_mSymSyn1-v2.1_pri, whole genome shotgun sequence genome contains:
- the CACYBP gene encoding calcyclin-binding protein isoform X3, which gives rise to MQQKSQKKAELLDNEKPAAVVAPITTGYTVKISNYGWDQSDKFVKIYITLTGVHQVPPENVQVHFTERSFDLLVKNLNGKSYSMIVNNLLKPISVEGSSKKVKTDTVLILCRKKVENTRWDYLTQVEKECKEKEKPSYDTETDPSEGLMNVLKKIYEDGDDDMKRTINKAWVESREKQAKGDTEF